One Kaistella polysaccharea DNA segment encodes these proteins:
- a CDS encoding prolyl oligopeptidase family serine peptidase, giving the protein MNLKTFALGAAGFLAAACTPQKMISNLNYPETKKVAHADTYFGTVVSDPYRWLEDDRAEDTKDWVQREVAFTNDYLAKIPFREEIRAQLKNIWNYEKIGAPFKEGDYTYFYKNDGLQAQSVLYRTDHWGKTEVFLDPNKFSEKGTTSLAGVSFNKKGNLVAYSISEGGSDWNKIIILDALTKNKIDESINDVKFSGASWLGDDGFFYSSYDKPTGSELSAKTDTHKVYFHKLGTKQSADQLVIGGDQFKRRYMGMGISDDERFQILSASEATNGNELYIKDLKNKTDLIPIQNGYDVNTNIVDSKGDFIYALTDKNAPNMRLVKFNINTPTVWTDVIPETENVLSVSTGGGYLFAKYMKDAVTSVKQFDYDGKLIRTIDLPGIGTASGFGGKEQEKDLYYSFSNYITPGTTYKFNVDSGKSEIYQKPNVKFNPENYVSEQVFYTSKDGTRIPMMINYKKGIKMDGKNPTILYSYGGFNISLQPGFSVVNAIWMENGGIYAVPNIRGGGEYGKKWHDAGTKMQKKNVFDDFIAAGEYLQNKGYTSKEYMALSGRSNGGLLVGATMTMRPDLAKVAFPGVGVLDMLRYNKFTAGAGWSYDYGTAEDSKEMFEYLKSYSPIHQVKKGVCYPSTMIITSDHDDRVVPAHSFKFGAELQEKQSCNNPVLVRIETNAGHGAGRSTEQVIGENADILSFALYEMGFKTLNK; this is encoded by the coding sequence ATGAATTTAAAAACTTTTGCTCTAGGCGCGGCCGGATTTTTGGCTGCAGCATGTACACCACAAAAAATGATTAGCAATCTAAATTATCCTGAAACCAAAAAGGTAGCACACGCCGATACTTATTTCGGAACTGTGGTTTCAGATCCGTATCGCTGGCTTGAAGATGACCGCGCGGAAGATACCAAAGATTGGGTGCAACGTGAAGTGGCTTTTACCAATGACTATTTGGCGAAAATTCCTTTCCGTGAAGAAATTCGGGCACAGTTAAAAAACATCTGGAATTACGAAAAAATTGGAGCGCCGTTTAAGGAAGGTGATTATACTTATTTCTATAAAAACGATGGTCTTCAAGCGCAGTCTGTTTTATACCGCACCGACCATTGGGGCAAAACAGAAGTTTTCTTAGATCCCAATAAGTTTTCTGAAAAAGGAACTACATCTTTAGCAGGAGTTTCTTTTAACAAAAAAGGCAATCTCGTTGCATATTCCATCTCGGAAGGCGGAAGTGACTGGAATAAAATAATTATTCTAGATGCGTTGACCAAAAATAAAATCGATGAATCCATCAACGATGTAAAATTTTCCGGAGCGTCGTGGTTGGGAGATGATGGGTTTTTCTATTCGAGCTACGATAAGCCCACGGGCAGTGAACTTTCTGCAAAAACAGATACGCATAAAGTCTATTTTCACAAATTAGGAACGAAACAAAGTGCCGACCAACTCGTCATAGGCGGCGATCAGTTCAAAAGAAGATATATGGGAATGGGCATTTCTGATGATGAACGTTTTCAGATCCTTAGCGCCTCAGAAGCTACAAATGGCAACGAATTGTATATTAAAGACTTAAAGAATAAAACCGATTTAATTCCCATTCAAAATGGCTACGATGTCAATACGAATATTGTAGATTCTAAGGGAGATTTTATCTATGCGCTGACCGATAAAAATGCGCCTAATATGCGGTTGGTTAAATTTAATATCAACACACCAACTGTTTGGACCGATGTTATTCCTGAGACGGAAAATGTACTAAGTGTTTCTACAGGTGGCGGATATTTATTTGCAAAATATATGAAAGATGCCGTGACTTCTGTAAAGCAGTTTGATTATGACGGCAAGCTTATCCGTACAATTGATCTTCCGGGAATTGGAACAGCAAGTGGTTTCGGCGGCAAAGAACAAGAAAAAGATTTATACTATTCCTTCAGCAACTATATTACGCCGGGAACAACTTATAAATTTAATGTTGACTCCGGGAAATCTGAGATTTATCAAAAACCAAACGTAAAATTCAACCCAGAAAATTATGTTTCTGAACAGGTTTTTTATACGTCAAAAGATGGAACCAGAATTCCGATGATGATTAATTATAAGAAAGGGATTAAGATGGATGGTAAAAATCCTACGATCCTTTATTCTTACGGTGGATTTAACATCAGTTTGCAACCAGGTTTCTCTGTAGTGAACGCGATTTGGATGGAAAACGGCGGAATCTATGCCGTTCCAAATATCCGTGGCGGTGGCGAGTATGGGAAAAAATGGCATGACGCGGGAACAAAAATGCAAAAGAAAAATGTATTTGATGATTTTATTGCAGCAGGCGAATACCTTCAAAATAAAGGATATACTTCCAAAGAATATATGGCACTTTCTGGCCGTTCAAATGGTGGACTTTTAGTAGGAGCGACCATGACGATGCGACCGGATTTAGCGAAAGTAGCTTTCCCAGGTGTAGGCGTTCTCGATATGTTGCGTTATAATAAATTTACCGCCGGTGCAGGATGGAGCTACGATTACGGCACTGCTGAAGACAGCAAAGAAATGTTCGAATACCTGAAATCGTACTCACCAATTCATCAGGTGAAAAAAGGAGTTTGTTATCCATCAACCATGATTATCACGAGCGATCATGATGATCGAGTTGTACCAGCGCACTCTTTTAAATTTGGGGCTGAGCTTCAGGAAAAACAGTCTTGTAATAATCCGGTTTTGGTTCGCATAGAAACTAATGCGGGTCATGGTGCGGGTAGAAGTACGGAACAAGTTATTGGAGAAAATGCTGATATTTTAAGTTTTGCGCTTTATGAAATGGGCTTTAAAACATTAAATAAGTAA
- a CDS encoding rhomboid family intramembrane serine protease, with protein MFPKLTPITRNIIMLNVIFYLASNFIAFPKLYEMFSVYYFASPYFKVWQIITHMFMHAPLGQGIGLTHILFNMLTLLSFGPVLEQVLGDRKYIILYFASGIGAYLLNCGWNYFEITQGANPMEIYSIPMMGASGAIFGVVAAFSTMFPDSKLYFMFIPFGIKAKYLLPGIILISLYLGFSGSMGGIAHFAHIGGALVGYFLAKNWKNNHFRVN; from the coding sequence ATGTTTCCAAAACTTACGCCGATTACGAGAAATATTATCATGCTGAATGTTATATTTTATTTGGCCTCTAATTTCATTGCTTTTCCTAAACTTTATGAAATGTTTTCGGTGTATTATTTTGCATCACCTTATTTTAAAGTTTGGCAGATAATTACCCACATGTTTATGCATGCACCATTGGGACAGGGAATTGGCTTGACGCATATTCTTTTTAACATGTTGACCTTATTAAGTTTCGGACCGGTTTTAGAGCAGGTTTTAGGAGACCGAAAATATATTATTCTCTATTTCGCGAGTGGAATTGGTGCTTACCTTCTCAATTGCGGCTGGAATTATTTTGAAATTACACAAGGCGCAAATCCAATGGAAATTTATTCAATTCCGATGATGGGCGCTTCCGGTGCGATTTTCGGTGTTGTTGCGGCATTTTCAACTATGTTTCCAGATTCAAAACTCTACTTCATGTTTATTCCATTTGGGATTAAAGCCAAATATCTATTGCCTGGAATTATTTTAATTTCACTCTATTTAGGATTCAGTGGATCGATGGGTGGAATTGCCCATTTTGCCCACATCGGCGGTGCATTGGTAGGATACTTTCTGGCAAAGAATTGGAAGAACAACCATTTTAGAGTTAATTAA
- a CDS encoding TolC family protein, which produces MRKSAFFILTFMSAILFSQKKWTLQECVNYAVENNLQVIETQFNQKIQDYNLSIAKRQYLPSVSGNVNNTASFGQGRDTFGRTGSNDNFSNSANVGADMLLFNHGKIEKNIRLNQFKVEAFQYDVERVKNDISLQIAQQYLSVLLNREVTTISKSALENAEKLYQRAKITTQVGTTAQTILAEAESALAREKLNVKTAEINTDRSLFSLAMLLQLPDYKNFDIQNVSVQDDIEAPLYTAAQILDKAFENQPQIKAAESRIKSAEAQTEITETAFWPTISANAGLGTSYFYLFNAGTDLTGSKINQSGFFKQYKDNFGQQVGVSASIPIFNKGITRLNVEQSKISEEIAKNALLLQKQEVLQNVQKAQFDAESNYESFVASREAEKSAKLALDFTEKSYNAGRATIYDLNSARNNYANAQGSVAQAKYNYLFSLKLLNFYAGIPLTL; this is translated from the coding sequence ATGAGAAAATCTGCCTTTTTTATCCTGACTTTTATGTCTGCCATTCTCTTTTCTCAAAAAAAATGGACGCTTCAGGAATGTGTGAATTATGCCGTTGAAAATAATTTGCAGGTTATTGAAACACAATTCAATCAAAAAATTCAGGATTATAATCTTTCGATCGCGAAACGCCAATATCTTCCTTCAGTATCCGGGAATGTTAATAATACTGCGAGTTTTGGTCAAGGTCGTGATACCTTCGGCCGTACCGGCAGTAACGATAATTTCAGCAACAGTGCGAATGTAGGTGCAGATATGTTGCTCTTTAATCACGGTAAAATCGAAAAAAATATTCGACTAAATCAATTTAAAGTAGAGGCTTTTCAATATGATGTTGAAAGGGTGAAAAATGATATTTCGCTCCAGATTGCACAGCAGTACTTATCTGTTTTACTCAATCGCGAAGTGACCACCATTTCAAAAAGTGCTTTAGAAAATGCGGAGAAACTGTATCAACGAGCTAAGATTACAACACAAGTGGGTACAACGGCTCAAACGATCTTAGCGGAAGCGGAATCGGCTTTAGCACGGGAAAAACTTAATGTTAAAACTGCAGAAATTAATACCGATCGAAGTTTATTTTCTTTAGCAATGCTTCTGCAACTTCCAGATTATAAGAATTTCGACATCCAAAATGTTAGTGTTCAGGACGATATCGAAGCTCCTTTATATACGGCAGCTCAAATCCTGGATAAAGCGTTTGAAAATCAACCCCAAATAAAAGCCGCAGAAAGTCGCATAAAATCCGCGGAAGCGCAGACAGAAATAACGGAAACAGCTTTCTGGCCCACGATTTCAGCAAATGCTGGATTAGGAACTTCTTATTTTTATCTTTTTAATGCGGGAACAGATCTTACAGGAAGTAAAATTAACCAAAGCGGATTTTTTAAACAATACAAAGATAACTTCGGGCAACAAGTTGGTGTGTCTGCCAGCATTCCTATTTTTAATAAAGGAATTACACGGTTAAATGTAGAACAGTCTAAAATTAGCGAAGAGATTGCAAAAAACGCTTTACTTCTTCAGAAACAGGAAGTTTTACAAAACGTACAGAAAGCGCAGTTCGATGCGGAAAGTAATTATGAATCCTTCGTTGCTTCCCGCGAAGCTGAAAAAAGTGCAAAATTGGCGCTTGACTTTACTGAAAAAAGTTATAATGCGGGTCGTGCCACGATTTATGACCTTAACAGCGCCCGAAATAATTACGCGAATGCGCAGGGAAGCGTTGCCCAAGCAAAGTATAATTATCTTTTCAGTTTGAAATTATTAAATTTCTACGCGGGAATTCCTTTAACTTTATAG
- the mutL gene encoding DNA mismatch repair endonuclease MutL, whose amino-acid sequence MSDIIKLLPDHVANQIAAGEVVQRPASIVKELIENSIDAGASKIELIVRDSGKNLIQVVDNGSGMSETDARLAFERHATSKISTTEDIFRISTKGFRGEALASIAAVAQVELRTKTHDAVTGTNIYIEGGGFQFQEPIQTAEGSNFSVKNLFYNVPARRKFLKNNNIEFRHIIDEFQRIALAHDNLDFELFHNDDIIFRLRKSSLLQRIVDVFGRKLQPLLIPIKEDLGWVQLNGFVAKPEGAKKTRGEQFFFVNGRFFRSAYFNKAVQEAFDGLLLPGYIPTFFLFLTLDVEKVDVNIHPQKTEVKFEDENLIFALVRSTIKRSLGIYNISPSLDFDRGEGVEAFIAQSSKRNMVFKTPEITVDRNYNPFLEEQVSPGEKIAMTDLYQQNTPAEPSKINLFDEEDFDEDLMRLPNGYWLFNKNGKTLMLDLGRMHRLIIGERNAKKKRNTEKHTLLFSLEYHMNETEKNKFRSIKKFLPELGFEMILANDNVLRIDAVPEGLKETQVMKFLENLFEILEYRTEDEFMDFYNSQWNKIQSKSRFDFLYKTDAEQVIKDFTELGFPEFLPSGKRCFTHLPLDELKNKF is encoded by the coding sequence ATGTCTGACATTATAAAACTTTTACCAGATCATGTTGCCAACCAAATTGCTGCGGGCGAAGTGGTGCAGCGGCCTGCGTCGATTGTAAAAGAACTTATCGAAAATTCCATTGATGCTGGAGCATCTAAAATTGAACTCATCGTTCGCGATTCTGGAAAAAATTTAATTCAGGTCGTAGATAACGGAAGTGGCATGAGCGAAACAGATGCACGTTTAGCATTTGAGCGCCATGCAACCTCTAAAATAAGCACGACCGAAGATATTTTCCGCATCTCTACAAAGGGCTTTCGGGGCGAAGCATTAGCTTCAATCGCTGCCGTGGCTCAGGTTGAACTTCGTACAAAAACACACGATGCGGTAACCGGCACTAATATTTATATAGAAGGCGGTGGATTTCAGTTTCAGGAACCTATTCAAACTGCAGAAGGTTCTAATTTTTCGGTGAAGAATCTTTTTTATAATGTTCCGGCACGCCGAAAATTCCTTAAAAATAACAATATTGAATTCCGTCATATTATTGATGAATTCCAGCGTATTGCCCTCGCACACGATAATCTCGACTTTGAACTTTTCCATAATGATGATATTATTTTCAGGCTTCGGAAATCAAGCCTTTTGCAGCGGATTGTTGATGTTTTCGGACGTAAACTACAACCACTGCTCATACCGATAAAGGAAGATTTGGGTTGGGTTCAGTTGAATGGTTTTGTAGCTAAACCCGAAGGTGCGAAAAAAACACGAGGCGAACAATTTTTCTTTGTTAATGGACGATTTTTCAGAAGTGCTTACTTTAATAAAGCAGTTCAGGAAGCTTTTGACGGTTTACTTTTACCGGGTTATATTCCCACTTTCTTTCTTTTCCTAACGTTGGATGTGGAGAAAGTAGATGTTAATATTCATCCGCAGAAGACAGAAGTTAAATTCGAAGATGAAAATTTAATTTTTGCCTTGGTTCGATCAACTATTAAAAGATCTTTGGGAATATATAATATTTCACCCAGCTTAGATTTTGACCGTGGCGAAGGTGTTGAAGCTTTTATTGCGCAGTCTTCTAAGAGAAATATGGTATTTAAAACACCGGAAATCACTGTTGATCGAAATTATAATCCGTTTTTGGAAGAGCAGGTTTCCCCAGGCGAAAAGATTGCGATGACTGATCTGTATCAGCAGAATACACCGGCAGAACCCTCGAAAATTAATCTTTTTGATGAGGAGGATTTCGATGAGGATTTAATGCGTTTGCCTAATGGATACTGGCTTTTCAATAAAAATGGGAAAACGCTGATGCTTGATCTCGGCAGAATGCACCGTCTCATCATAGGCGAAAGAAATGCGAAAAAGAAACGCAATACAGAAAAGCATACGCTGCTTTTTTCTCTGGAATATCATATGAATGAAACCGAAAAAAATAAATTTCGGTCCATTAAAAAGTTTCTGCCAGAATTGGGATTCGAAATGATTCTAGCCAATGATAATGTTCTAAGAATTGATGCGGTTCCCGAAGGTTTAAAGGAAACGCAGGTAATGAAATTTCTGGAAAATCTTTTTGAAATCCTAGAGTATCGCACAGAAGATGAATTCATGGATTTTTACAACAGTCAGTGGAATAAAATACAGAGCAAGTCGCGCTTTGATTTTCTATATAAAACAGATGCCGAGCAAGTGATCAAAGATTTCACCGAACTTGGTTTCCCAGAATTTTTACCCTCGGGTAAGAGGTGTTTTACGCACCTTCCCCTGGATGAACTTAAAAATAAATTTTAA
- a CDS encoding nucleoside recognition domain-containing protein translates to MVLSRIWSAFIIVAIIVASIKYVFSDHYKAIYNDMVVGKSGDTVRIATQNIGDLNPDIQNALILKPTFDQNRIHYKTDSAKSQVAVYRVQQTDGVIGTSETAVKICLGLIGIMTLFMGFMSIAEKAGGINLLSRMIQPFFSKLFPEIPKNHPSFGHMLLNFSANLLGLDNAATPFGLKAMESLQTLNPDKERASNSQIMFLCLHAGGLTLIPVSIIAIRASMGSVTPTDIFLPCMIATFAATLAAMIFVSLYQKINLLQPVVIAYVGGISAIIALLVVYLVNLSKEGLDNFSMLLSNGIILLIFFAIVMGALYKKINVFDAFIDGAKEGFWTCVKIIPYLVGMLIAISLLRTSGVFDVLIDGMKWVAQVVGFDTRFVDGLPTALIKPLSGSGARGMMVDTMQTFGADSFQGRLAAVLQGSSDTTFYVIAIYFGAVGIKNTRYTVTAMLMADLVGIITSVILAYIFFA, encoded by the coding sequence ATGGTTTTAAGCAGAATCTGGAGTGCATTTATTATTGTCGCAATTATCGTAGCCAGCATTAAGTATGTTTTTTCTGACCATTACAAAGCCATATATAACGATATGGTGGTTGGTAAAAGCGGTGATACGGTACGAATTGCCACACAAAATATCGGTGATTTAAATCCCGACATTCAAAATGCATTGATCTTAAAACCTACTTTCGATCAAAACAGGATTCATTACAAAACAGATTCTGCAAAATCTCAAGTCGCAGTTTACCGCGTTCAGCAAACAGACGGTGTGATTGGAACCTCTGAAACTGCAGTAAAAATCTGTCTGGGTTTAATTGGAATTATGACCCTTTTTATGGGTTTTATGAGCATTGCCGAAAAAGCCGGCGGTATCAATCTACTCTCGCGAATGATTCAACCTTTTTTCTCCAAATTATTTCCGGAAATTCCAAAAAATCATCCTTCGTTCGGACATATGTTGCTGAATTTTTCCGCTAATTTACTCGGTTTGGATAATGCTGCTACGCCTTTTGGTTTAAAGGCCATGGAAAGCTTACAAACATTAAATCCTGATAAGGAACGTGCCAGTAATTCACAAATTATGTTTCTATGCTTGCACGCCGGCGGGCTGACTCTTATTCCTGTTTCTATTATCGCGATCAGGGCTTCAATGGGCTCCGTAACTCCCACAGATATTTTCCTTCCCTGCATGATTGCCACGTTTGCGGCAACTCTGGCGGCCATGATCTTTGTTTCCCTTTATCAAAAAATAAATTTACTTCAACCCGTTGTTATTGCTTATGTTGGAGGTATTTCTGCCATCATCGCTCTGCTCGTTGTCTATTTGGTGAATTTAAGCAAAGAAGGTCTGGATAATTTCAGCATGCTCTTGAGCAATGGAATTATTCTCCTAATTTTCTTCGCCATTGTGATGGGAGCACTTTATAAAAAGATTAATGTGTTCGATGCATTTATCGACGGCGCAAAAGAAGGATTTTGGACGTGTGTGAAAATTATTCCATATTTGGTCGGAATGCTTATTGCAATCTCCCTGCTTCGTACTTCAGGCGTTTTTGATGTTTTAATTGATGGTATGAAATGGGTGGCACAAGTCGTAGGTTTTGATACCCGATTTGTAGATGGCTTGCCAACCGCCTTGATCAAACCACTTTCTGGGTCCGGCGCACGAGGAATGATGGTTGATACGATGCAGACTTTCGGTGCAGACAGTTTTCAAGGGAGACTTGCAGCGGTTTTACAGGGGAGTTCAGACACTACTTTTTACGTCATCGCAATCTATTTTGGAGCGGTTGGCATTAAAAATACCCGCTATACCGTAACCGCAATGTTAATGGCAGACTTGGTGGGAATTATTACGTCGGTAATTTTGGCCTATATCTTTTTTGCCTAA
- a CDS encoding class I SAM-dependent methyltransferase has translation MNNEDIADFYDDFSAKQVKTGANERLISLYKRLLKMGLKSTSTVLELGCGVGNFTHLLAQKVNSGNIEAVDLSEKSISIAKSKFKSQKTILFEVADIVTQKPKFSNFDFITLMDVIEHIPLDQHDHLFNNIAGICTEKTLITINIPNPEYIRYTRENNPETLQVIDQEIHLLPLLIIIEKNDLELVLFEKYGIWEVEDYHFLVIRKKRNFELKHLANQRKISEKILKKVSRKIDTVKYR, from the coding sequence ATGAATAATGAGGATATCGCCGATTTTTATGACGATTTTTCAGCCAAGCAAGTGAAAACTGGGGCGAATGAACGTTTGATTTCCCTTTATAAAAGGCTTTTGAAGATGGGTTTAAAATCTACTTCTACAGTTTTAGAATTGGGCTGCGGTGTAGGAAACTTTACTCATCTTTTAGCCCAGAAAGTTAATTCTGGTAATATTGAAGCTGTAGATTTAAGTGAAAAAAGCATTTCAATTGCTAAATCAAAATTTAAAAGTCAAAAAACTATCTTGTTTGAGGTAGCTGATATTGTAACGCAGAAACCCAAATTTTCGAATTTCGATTTTATTACTTTAATGGATGTTATTGAGCATATTCCTCTGGACCAGCATGATCATCTCTTTAACAATATTGCGGGAATCTGTACCGAAAAAACCTTAATAACAATCAATATTCCTAATCCTGAGTATATTCGATACACGCGCGAAAATAATCCAGAAACTTTACAGGTCATCGATCAGGAAATCCATTTATTACCTTTGCTAATAATTATCGAAAAAAATGATTTGGAACTGGTGTTATTTGAAAAGTATGGAATTTGGGAAGTAGAAGATTACCATTTTTTAGTAATTCGTAAGAAACGGAATTTCGAACTTAAACATCTTGCAAATCAACGCAAAATTTCCGAGAAGATTTTGAAAAAAGTTTCCCGAAAAATTGATACGGTGAAGTACCGATAA
- a CDS encoding MutS-related protein: MGELNLLLAEKKETLQKLQKKLTILGWVRVAVFLSITYFLLKYFVFESGLKIHLYLAIFFIVLFFILGYFLVDVKEKLQFYKNYLHIGNEIIHKTEFKTGLDFEEDIDQHPFAKDLDILGKNSLFSYLNYGETTLGKSKLKDLLLDLSTEKTEIILRQKSVTELSKKIAWNIYFLTLGKSMEIKGKILHPTEINSVFNKAALGKIATVVVPILSIVTLLLAIFSSISATFIWVLFLCILIISRIVLYIYRRKFQELEKKLSFNSNQYEQFLNVFSHIENESFKEELNQSLQNKLKSGKSKSSRKEIEKLARLLRNYESGQGNIGVILNNFFLWNLNFALKIEKQFHHINDDLPQWFEAFAEFEAIISLGIFKFKNPTYIFPQINEEGVKLQTEELIHPLLFQKEVVTNNFTIGQKTEISIITGANMTGKSTFLRAVGTNLVLAMAGCPVAAKKFSFIPMKLFTSMRTSDSLSDGTSYFNAEILRLRNLIENLGEGEPQFIILDEILKGTNSQDKLTGSELFLEKLMKSNVNFSCLIATHDLDLTKIENKFPLKIKNYCFELQNIEGELETDYKLQNGVTKSMNAIYLMRKFGIIDL; this comes from the coding sequence ATGGGCGAATTAAATTTATTATTAGCTGAAAAAAAAGAAACTCTTCAAAAACTGCAAAAAAAGCTAACGATTTTAGGCTGGGTCCGAGTTGCCGTCTTCCTCTCTATTACTTACTTTTTATTGAAATATTTCGTTTTTGAAAGCGGGTTGAAAATCCATTTATATTTGGCGATTTTCTTCATTGTTCTCTTTTTTATTCTAGGATATTTCCTTGTCGATGTAAAGGAGAAATTACAGTTTTATAAGAATTATCTTCATATTGGAAATGAAATCATTCACAAAACAGAATTCAAAACGGGGCTAGATTTTGAGGAAGACATTGATCAACATCCGTTCGCAAAAGATCTGGATATTCTGGGCAAAAATTCGCTTTTCAGTTATCTAAATTACGGTGAAACGACTTTAGGCAAAAGCAAACTCAAAGATCTCCTTCTAGATTTAAGTACTGAAAAAACGGAAATAATTTTACGTCAAAAATCGGTAACAGAATTGTCCAAGAAAATCGCGTGGAACATCTATTTTTTGACTTTGGGGAAGTCGATGGAAATTAAAGGAAAAATTTTACATCCAACCGAAATAAATTCAGTTTTTAATAAGGCTGCTCTAGGAAAGATTGCCACAGTGGTCGTTCCTATTTTAAGTATTGTTACTTTACTTTTAGCGATATTCAGCTCGATATCAGCAACTTTCATTTGGGTGCTATTCCTATGTATTTTAATCATTTCGAGGATAGTTCTTTATATTTATCGAAGAAAATTTCAGGAATTAGAAAAAAAACTTTCCTTTAATTCGAACCAATATGAGCAGTTTCTGAATGTTTTTTCCCATATAGAAAATGAAAGTTTCAAGGAAGAGTTAAATCAGTCGCTTCAAAATAAACTCAAATCCGGAAAGAGCAAATCTTCGCGAAAAGAAATCGAAAAATTGGCTCGTTTGCTCAGAAATTACGAAAGCGGACAAGGAAATATTGGCGTAATTCTCAATAATTTTTTCTTGTGGAATCTTAATTTTGCACTTAAAATTGAAAAGCAATTTCACCATATTAATGACGATTTACCGCAGTGGTTTGAAGCTTTTGCAGAATTTGAAGCCATAATTTCGCTGGGGATTTTTAAGTTCAAAAACCCAACTTACATTTTTCCCCAAATCAATGAAGAAGGAGTCAAACTTCAAACTGAAGAACTTATACATCCTTTGTTGTTTCAAAAGGAAGTAGTTACTAATAATTTCACCATCGGTCAGAAAACTGAAATTTCAATTATTACCGGTGCAAATATGACGGGTAAAAGCACCTTTCTGCGAGCCGTAGGAACAAATTTGGTTTTAGCAATGGCAGGTTGTCCTGTTGCGGCAAAAAAATTCAGTTTTATTCCGATGAAGCTTTTTACTTCTATGCGAACGAGCGATTCTCTAAGTGACGGAACTTCTTATTTTAATGCTGAGATCCTTCGTCTTCGGAATTTAATTGAAAATTTGGGTGAAGGCGAACCTCAATTTATTATTTTAGATGAAATTTTAAAAGGAACCAATTCGCAGGATAAACTTACCGGTTCTGAATTATTTTTAGAAAAATTAATGAAAAGCAACGTCAACTTCTCTTGTCTCATTGCAACTCATGATTTGGATTTAACAAAAATTGAAAATAAATTTCCTTTAAAAATAAAAAATTACTGCTTCGAACTTCAAAATATCGAGGGCGAACTAGAGACTGATTACAAACTTCAAAATGGAGTAACAAAAAGTATGAATGCCATTTATCTGATGAGGAAATTTGGGATCATCGACCTTTAG